ttttaatttttaaatcacttaattaaaatatttataacatacagaataaaaaattcatataaaatttagtatttaatttgcaaaatatgatttatatataatgTCTGTATGAgttgaatttaaatatatttacttattatgaattaatcatgtaaaatataaaaatagttaaacacAAACTTAACCAAAGGGATAAAACGCACTAACATGTGATGTTGAATATATTTAACAAATAGAAAAAcattatttagaaaaattacTGCTTTGAACCTTAATGCAGTgcaaaaaatcaatctttcaccCAACAAGTGAGAgcatattcattttaaaaaatcttttgtaTTTGTGActgtatcaaaaaataaaacaaatgaatGATATAAATAATCATATAGTACATTATCACGTGTCAATAGTGTCACgttaattttgtaatatttttagtatGATATGAATGAGAGAGATAAAAGTGTTTTATAATTgaacttatattattttaatattaaaattttaaaaaataaacacacacaACACATGTGGTAGTACAAAGTACAAACCAATCTATAGCGCCCACAACTCAAACACGCTTCTATCCTATAAGTACAACACAAACAGAGATCTCTGTTTAGGTTcggttttttttaacaaaacgtaCTTCACTTCGTGCCTTCAGAAACCCTAATTCCCAAATCTCAAACGAACCATGGAATTCACCAAGAAGCGCAAAACCGAAGAGAACGGCGACACCACCGATTATCCGCCGCAGCAATCCACCGAAGAATCCCCAATCGCCGCCGTAGCCCCCGCCCCCCTCGCCGCCGAAGACATCCGCAAGATCCTACAACCGTTCTCCCAGGAGCAGCTCCTCGACCTCCTTCAATCGGCATCGCTCCGCCACCCCGACGTCCTCGATGCCGTGCGCGCCGTTGCGGACCTCGATTCCACCCTCCGGAAGCTCTTCGTGCGCGGTCTCGCCGGCGAGACCACGACGGAGACCCTCCGCGGCGTGTTCTCGGCGTTCGGCGAATTGGACGAGGCCATCGTGATCATTGACAAGGCCACGGGGAGGTCCAAGGGCTACGGCTTCGTCGTATTCAGCCACGTGGACGGCGCAATTCTCGCCCTCAAGGAGCCCAGCAAGAAGATCGACGGCCGCATGACCGTCACACAGCTCGCCGCCGCCGGAGGCCCCGGCGGCGGCGACGTGTCCCTCCGTAAGGTCTTCGTTGGGAACGTCCCCTTCGAGATTTCCTCGGAGAGGCTCCTCGACGAGTTCCTCAAGTTCGGAGAAGTCGAGGAAGGGCCTCTGGGGTTTGACAAATCGAGTGGCAAAAGCAGAGGTTTCGCCTTCTTCGTTTACAAGACCGAGGAAGGTGCAAGGGCTTCGTTGGTTGAAccattgaaaacaattgagggGCACCAAGTGATTTGCAAATTGGCTGTGGATAACAAAAAGACGAAACCTTTTGTTGCGGATCAGCATCAGCAGCAACATCATCAGCAACATCCGCAGCAACAGATGCAGCAGCAAGGTTCAATGATGGTGCCTCAGTATGGTGGATATGGTGGTAATGGTTATGGGATGCAGCAGCAACAGCAGCAGCATCAGGTGCCACCGTATAATAATCAAATTCCGGTTGCCGGTGCTGGCGGGTATGGCCATGGATATGGTAATTCACAGATGGGCGGGCCGGTTTCTGGTGATTATGGTGCGAGGGTGCCTCCCAGTACTGGTGGGGGGTACCCTGATGGCTCGCAGTATGGCTTCCCTCCTTCATCGGGCCATCCGCCGCAGCCGCAGATTCCGATGGCGAGACCTCCTGGTGGAATGTACCAAGGCATGCCACCCTATTATTGAGGTAATTTTTCGTTATGATGGTTTAGTTGCCTGTTGATTAGTCTATATGCCCCTATTCATTGGATAGATAATATATAAACGTGTCTGTTTTTTTAGCTGAACTTGTATTAGATGGTTGAGACATGCTAGCAACACACTTTTGAACTCACTCTTTAGTAGTATTGTTGAAATTTGTtggaaattacaaatttttttggtCCTAGAACTTATTTTATTGAGTCTCACTCATAATTTTCTAGTTTTCAACTTATTGTAGCAACAAATTTCCAACTTTTTTGGTCCTGGAACTTATTTATTGAATCTCTCTCTTGTAATTTTGTAGTTTTAAACAAATTGCAACagcaaacttaaaaaaaaattggtcctGGAACTTATTGAATCTCACTCACGATGTTGTGTAGTTTTCAACAAATTGTAGCTAATAGTATGTTAGAAAATATGTTGCTGGCACTCTTCTGGGATGgtttttaaaatgcaaatttttatttttacattgttaTAATTATGTGTATCTTTTGATAGATTTTCTGTTTTTAGCTTCCCTAGTCTCCTACTTAGCTTGTGGTAGAAGACAGCAGTATGGCTTGTCTTGTCAAGCTGTCTCTATCCCtttttgatgtatatatatatgtattatttgaATGTAATAAAGTAAGCAAGTGAGTGAACAGTTTTCTTCCTCACATATTCAAGCTTCaagttggtatcagagccagttCTCCGGCCACCATCGTCGCCGCTGCTGTCCGCCGCCGTCCGTCGCCGCCGTCGCCATCAAATTCACTGACGAGTTCAGGGTTTTGTGCGCCTCGAGGAGCGCGACACAACCCTGCAAACCGCGTGGCCAGATTCGCCGCCACGCGCCGCTCTACAGCAGCGCCTCTTCCCGGCGCGTGAAGCCCACGCGTCGACCTCCGGCCACCGGAATCGCACTGGACTTGTCTCATAAGGAGCGCCGTCTTCCCTTGTCTTCGTTCCAGCCTCGGGTGCAGTGTTTACGTGTCATTTTGTGCTTCCTCCTCTCTACTCCGttaggttttttgtttttccttgacAAAAATGGCTTCTTCTGGTCCTGTTTTTTCATTCTCTGGAACTCCCACCATTACTACTGCCAAACTCAACTGGAAAAACTATATGTCTTGGTTTGCTTCCGTGGAGTTATGGTTTCTCGGCCAAGGATATCATGATCACTTGGAAAAGGGAGTTGATGCTGTTCTGAATGACAAGAGAGCTGAATGGGAAAAGCTGAATTTTCAGTTGTGTGCAGTGCTATGGCAATCTGTTGAACCGGGTGTTTTGGAGATCCTTAGATCATTCAAAACATGTTGTTCTTTTTGGAAGAAAGCACAAGAGATATTTGTCAACGACATTCGAAGTTTGTTTGATGCAACCCAGAAAGTTGCTGCTCTCAAACAAATCAGCCATGATATGATTGTGCATGTAGGTAAAGCTAGAGCAGCAGTGGAAGAACTGAAGAGATTTCTTGCCGCAAAATCGTTGGAGGAAGTGAATAGGAAGCTGGACAAGTTCTACATGGTCCTTATCTTGAGAAGTCTACATTCAAATTTTGATCATGTGCGTGATCAAATTCTTGTAGGTGACCAAGTCCCGTCAATGGACTCTCTCATTACTAGACTTCTTTGCGTGCCTCAAgccttgaaagaaaaaaatttagctGAAAGTGTGGAAACATCAGCTATGGCTGCATCTCGTGGAAGAGGGGGAGGTCGCAACAATAAAGGAGGCCGTGGATGTAAAAGAGGACTTATTACCAGAAATATGATCAGAGGCACCTGAATCAAGTATCCAAGGACTGAGACCGTCAATAGATTGAGAAGTACATGCTGTTGAATAACATGGTACAGAGGAAGATGAAGCCTGGTTGCTGGATTTCTCGGATTTCAGCTTTAGATACTCATGATACTCTGTATCAGAGAACTTAGACTCTGATTTTTCGGTCTGAGCTACCTGAGCTACTTTGTCAAGGAAGCCATGCAGGGAATAACAATTCTCTTGAGTGTGACCCATCCTCTCGCAAcaattaagattttcaaaagtGATAATGCCAAAGAGTATTTCTCTCATGATTTCTCTTCTTTATTATCTTCAAAAGGCATTCTGCATCAATCTACATGTCCCCACACACCACAGCAAAATGGTATAGCAGAAAGGAAAAATCGTCATCTCCTTGACATCACACGATCACTAATGTTAGCCTCTCATGTTCCTTCACACCATTGGGGGGATGCGGTGCTCACTGCTTGTTTCTTAATTAACAGAATGCCTTCCTCTTCCCTTGAGAATCAAATTCCTCACTCAATCATTTTTCCTCATGATCACTTATTCCATGTTCCacccaaagtgtttggttgtacTTGTTTTGTCCATGATCTCTCCCTGGTTTAGATAAACTTTTTGCTCGAGCAATCAAGTGTGTCTTTTTAGGTTATTCTTGTCTTCAAAAGGGTTACAAATGCTACTCTCCATCTACCAGGCGATACTATATGTCTGCAGATGTAACCTTCTTTGAAGACACACCTTTCTTTCCATCATCTACGGACCATTCTTCCATCCAAAATGTTCTTCCGATTCCCTCTCCATGTCCTCTAGGTATCTTAAACCAAGATGTCAGTGAAGTTCCATCTTCTCCACCACATCCACCTGAAGTTGCTCCTCCACCACATCCACCTGAAGTTGCTCCTCCACCTCTTCTTACATATCAATGCAGGACACAGCCAATTGGTTTTACAGTATCTGAAGCTTCTCCTCCTGATTCTCATCCTTCTTCAATCAATCCTCAAGCCATGGATCCTGCTACTTCTCATCCCTCTGATTCAGACTGGCCCATTGTCATCCGCAAAGGTACTAGATCCTCTTGTAATCCTCATCCTATCTATAACTTTCTAAGCTATCATCGTTTGTCTCCTTCATAttcttcctttgttttctctctATCTTCGCATTCTGTCCCTTCTAATATTCATGAGGCACTGAGTCATCCTGGATGGATGACGACTGGCTATGATTGGTGAAATGCAGGTTCTTGAACATAGTGGTACTTGGGAACTTTTTCCCCTTCCTCCTGGCAAGAAGGCTGTGGGTTGCAGATGGGTTTATACAGTTAAAGTTGGGCCTAATGGTGAGATTGATCGACTTAAGGCTCGCTTAGTGGCTAAAGGTTATACTTAGGTATATGGCCTTGATTATTGTGACACTTTCTCTCCAATCGCTAAGATCATTATTGTCCGTCTGTTCCTTGCTATGGCTGCCATGCGTCATTGGCCTCTCCATCAgcttgatattaaaaatgcatttcttcatggtgACCTTGATGAAGAGATCTACATGGagcaacctcctgggtttgttGCTCAGGGGGAGTATGGTCTTGTGTGTAAGCTGCGTCGATCCCTCTATGGGTTGAAGCAATCCCCTCGGGCTTGGTTTGGTAAATTCAGTCATATTGTTCAACTCTTTGGGTTGAAACGAAGTGAAGCcgatcattctgttttttattatcattcatCCCTTGGGAAATGTGTTTATTTGAtagtatatgttgatgatatagtgaTTACAGGGAATGATGCTACTAAGATTGTCCAGCTAAAGGAGCACTTATTCAGTCATTTCCAGACCAAAGACCTAGGATATTTGAAGTACTTCCTTGGTATTGAGGTGGCTCAATCAGGAGATGGTGTTGTGATCTCACAGAGAAAGTATGCTCTTGACATTTTGGAGGAGACAAGCATGCAGAATTGTAGACCTGTTGATAGCCCTATGGATCCGAATCTGAAGCTCATGGCAGATCAAGGTGAAATCTATCATGACCCCGAAAGATATAGGAGACTTGTGGGAAAACTAATTTATCTCACCATTACAAGACATGATATTTCCTTTGCTGTTGGAGTAGTCAGCCAATTTATGCAAAATTCCCGTGCTGATCATTGGAATGCTGTTACACGTATTCTTAGATATATAAAGAGAGCTCAGGGACAAGAACTGCTTTATGAAGACAAAGGTAACACACAAATATCtgggtattgtgatgcagaTTGGGCTGGTTGTCTCATGGATAGGAGATCCACATCAGGATACTGCGTCTCTATTGGAGGAAATGTTATCTCTTGGAAAAGTAAGAAGCAAGTTGTTGTTGCTCGATCTAGTGCAGAGGCTGAATACAGATCTATGACTATGGTTACATGTGAACTTATGTGGGTTAAACAAATTCTTGAAGAGTTGAAATTCTGCAAAGTGGTGCAAATGAAGTTATATTGTGATAATCAGGCTGCTCTTCACATTGCTTCAAACCTAGTCTTCCATGAGAGGACCAAACACATAGAGATTGACTGTCACTTTATTCGAGAGAAGCTACTATCCAAAGAGATTGCCACTGAGTTCATTAATTCTAATGATTAGCCAGCTGATATTTTGACTAAGTCTTTAAGGGGGCCTAAGATTCAGTTTATATGTTCCAAGCTTGGtgcatatgatttatatgctccagcttgaggaGGAGTGTTATAATTATGTGTATCTTTTGAtagattttctatttttagcTTCCCTAGCCTCCTACTTAGCTTGTGGTAGAAGACAGCAGTATGGCTTGTCTTGTCAAGCTGTCTCTATCCCtttttgatgtatatatatatatgtattatttgaATGTAATAAAGTAAGCGAGTGAACAGTTTTCTTCCTCACATATTCAAGCTTCAAGTTACATGTATCTTTGAATGGCTCTAATATATTACAATgtgtttaattaattgattggtGGTATGAATTGGCTATAATACCTTTTGTCAAACACtatattttgttaattgtttTATGGTCTGTGTATATTGAAATTTCATTGTTGAACCTAATTATCATTTAAAGTGATGGTTATCACTTTTGAGTTTTGATAGTTTGTTATGTTTTTAAAGGTTAATGATTTGTTTGAGTTTTGGATAGGTGTTTCATTCTGGTTTGTGATGGCTTCTTGGGCGCTAATGCTTTAAATGGTTGCTTTCGTGCATGCAGATAATGAAATCTTTGGTTTTGGTTACATGGACTGCTGTAATTTGTTGCTGCTTCACTACCTCTGCATCTATGTGTTATGGTTCCATTTGTGATGGGTGTTAGTTGAAGCTTACATGACTTGGCGTAGTACTTGAATGTAGTACTTATGTAGAATTTATGTAGAATTTTTGGTTCATAGTTTTTACCTAGTTTAGTTTCATAAGTTATTGACTAAATGCCAAGGTGGttacattaaattttgaaatgtcTCTTATTGTGCTCTTTCGTGCATATATGTACTCTGTGGTTGTCGTGATGACcttaattttgttcttttaactTCCGCTAGTTGCAAGTATTTGCTTTGTATGGTGGCGCTCGTGATTCATTtgcttattttttgaaatatcctTCTCACTTGGTTTTATGCTAAATTCAGCATCAAGTCTTAATGAGTAAATCAGTTCACTCAATTCTTTTAGAGGCTTATTCAAATTGCCTTAAAGATGAGATCTGCAATTGATTTGCCCTGAAATGGATGCTTGTGAACACCTTTGAAAATTCGTGATATATTTGAGTATTTTGTTGAATATCCTTTTCATTTGGTTTTATACTAAATTCAACATCAAATCTTTGTGAGTAAACTTAAAGACGAGATCTGCTAATATAATTTACCCTGAAATGGATGTGTGTAAACACCTTTGATTATGAAAAATGCCAGCTGTGAGATTGATTACCTTGCTGGTTGTGAAATCAATGCTCAAACTTGATGTGGCAATTGCAATGccatgtattttcatgtataaaATGGTAAACCTTTATTTTCTAATGTTCAATCtatgatgattatttttaagCTCCCTCCGTTTTCCGAGCCAACCctctgaaaaaaataaattaaagtaagaTAAAGTAACAACAAATATTTCTTGAGTAAACCACCAATTTGATTCTTGAAGTGTTACCCTCTCTCCTAAgtgatttttaaagtaaaacaaaCTACTTGACTAGTCCTAGCAGTATTAGAAATCAAACAAAGTAGTccctttaatattaaaatacccTTCGAATGATAccttaagttaaaaaaaaaacatcaacgtTGGGGACTAAATTGATGAATATTCAATACATTAGGGGATTACTTGAATAGTTTTATTACCTTAGGAATTGTTTAGGAGAGAGAGTATTAGTTTGAAGATGAAATTGGTGATTTACTTGCATTTTATTTCTCTGTGTCTTGTGATAAAAGTAGGGTATGCAGATATTAGAATTTATAGGGCCTAACTTAACCCTCAAAATTAACTTGTATGATGAAGATTGCCCAAACTTAAAGTAAAATATCCTTAAAGTAAAACAAACTACTTAAGTAGTcctataattattagaaattaaacaaagttttccctttaatattaaaatacccCTCAAAATATTCCTTAAACATTAAAACAATACATCAACTTAGGGACTAAATTGATGAATATTCAATACTTTAGGGATTACTTGAATAGTGTTATTACTTTAGAATTTATTTAGGGGAGAGAGTAATAGTTTGAAGACGAAATTTGTGATTTACCTGCATTTTGTTTCTTTGTATCTTGTGTTAAAAGTAGGGTATGAAGATATTAGAATTTATAGGGCCTTAACCCTAAAAATTGGCTTGCACAATGAAGATTGCCCAAGCTTTGAGCTCAATTTAAGCCATATTTCTAGTTGATGTGGAATTAATACCACCCTCGAGGCTTTAATTAAGGCAGCCTCTAAAGAGGCCGCAACTAAGGTGGACTAGAGGTGGCTACAATTAAGGAAACTTTCACGCTCAGGGCTACTTTCCTGGAGCATGGCAATGCAAATGGCCCAAAAATGGATCTAGGAGAGGCTGTGATACCATTTTTGAATTTGGGTTTAGGGTCTAACTGAACCTCAGAAGACCAGGTTGCAAGATATGGATTATCCAAGCTTTACAAGCtttatttaagtcatatttCTAGGCAATGTGAGACTAAACACCACCTTTGAGGTTGCAATTAAGGAAACCCCAAACAGGCTGCAACTAAGACGGACTAGGGGTGACTGCTATTAAGATATTCCATCAAAAGataaaaaccaaaacagaaTGATTTTGTTGGTTGTTTGCAGTTTGCCTTGTCTTGCATTATACTGTTGTTGAATCTTAAGTGGAGTTTCAATTAGGATCTTGTAAATGGTATTCGTTAAATTAGGGCAAACTCAATGTCAAAACCGGGTTGTAAGATAGTCCAAGCTGTAGAAGCTCTATTTAAGTCATATCTGTTGTCGATGTGAGACCGAACACCACCCTTGAGGTTGCAATTAAGGTCAGCCCCAAAGAGTCTGCAACTAAGACGGACTACAGATTCCCATAATTAAGATGGCTTtctaacaaaagataaaaggaaaaacagaataattGTGTTGGTTGTTTGCCTCTTCTTGCATTGTGCTGCAGTTGTGTCTTAAGTGGAGTTTCAATTAGGATCTTGTTAATGCTATTTGTTAAATCAAGGCTATGGCCTAGAGCGTAGCAACGTAAGTGGCCCAACAATTGATCTAGGACAGGCTCTAAATaccattttaaatttgagtttagTGCCTAATTCAACCTCACAAAACTGGGTTGTAAAGTGAGGATTGTCCAAGCTTTACAAGTTCTATTTAAGTCATATCTATAGTTGATGTTGATGTGATACTAAACACTACCCTTGAGGTTGCCTCTATTTAAGGCTGCAATTAAGGCATCCACAAAGAGGCTGCAACTAACATGGATTAGGGGTGACCACAATTAAAATGACTTttcaataaaagagaaaaggaaaaacagaataattGTGTTGGTTGTTTTCCCCATATTGTATTGTGCTGCTGTTGAATGTTTACTTAAGTGGAGTTTCAGTTAGGATGTTGTTAATGCTATTTGACTAATCGGGCCACTTATTGATGTTGTTTTATCACTTGAATAGTTTTGCCTCGACTTGCATTGTCCTGGaggagataaatatttttatgggaATAATAACTTGCTTTGTAATAGATTGGTGCTTCTTTTGTTCGTTTTTTTCTCCCGTGATTCATCATCCTTTTGGgccaaatatattattttttgtttgtttcttctgAACATTTCTACTCAATGTTTTCTAATTTGATGGCCTGTGTATCAAAACTTGTGAATGTCCATATTTGCTGCTTTTTCTAATGATTTTTCGAGGTGGTTCTCCTGGTCGGTTTTGATTTGAAGTAGTTCGGCCAACACTGCATTGCTGTAATCCTTGAGGTTTGGACTTTGGGAATGCCATTTTGGTTTCCAAATGTTCATTGAAGGAGGcaagctattttttttaatcatatagtCCAAAGTGAGACAATTGTTTGTAATACTTTTGTAATGAAATACAAATGTCATCTTAGGGTAAGTGTACGTGACAGATGGTTTGATATAATATATTGCGCTTCGTTTATTTTACCAGGTTACACTTTAGCACAGCATTTgttaagttatttatttatgctCCATTGTCAATAGATTGGatactttttcaaattgatgAGCATAGACTCCATATTTGTTAAGTTTTGAAATATCGAGACCACTTCTGCATGGTGCAACTTCTTGTAGATGATAAGATCACTGATTGTAATCAGTTGGAATTAGAATAAATACTTGTATAACGTGGTACCAGCTCATTGCCCACGCTCGAGATTGAGGCAAGTGTTAGGGATTTGTTGGATAAAAACCTGGAGATTATTCTTTTTGCTTTATAATGTGTGGGTGGAGTGGATGGGGGCAAAAGATTTGATACCATTCCCCTAAGGACAAAATCTGTGTAGTGTTTGATATACGCAATACAGAATATATCATACAggtttttgttttatgttttggtGTATACTAGAAATATGATGATATTGGACTTGGGAGTTAGCAAGTAATACTTGGGAGTTAGCAGAATAGGGTGGagttgagaaaaaaagaagaatcgtTCCATTGTGTTTTGTTTCGATTTGTACATGCAGAATCTTGGCGTCGTTTGATGGTGCCTTGAGATGACAATGAAGAGAGTAAGTGTGCAAATTCACTTATTGATTCATCTTCAAGGTCAATTTTCTTAGGCAATATGGACAATATTCCTGCCTCCACTATCAAAGCCTTGTTTCtggaaaaaataacaaaacatgcAAACCgtgtttcaagtttcaattcaatcaaattcaaagCAAGGCAAAAAGAAACGCTTGTTAGCAAGAACTAGTCAATGTTATTCTTTTAACGGGAATGATGAAACCTTCATTCTATTCCGTGTTGGAATTCATTTCATTGTTGATGATTTCAAAGTTTGGTCGCGGTTATATTGAAATTGTAGGAAATTGAGATAAATATAGTTACAATTACAGTTACAATATAATTGCAGAACCTTCAAAAactttatctattatttaaaGTTATGACCcacattaaaaaaagtaatataccTGTACTTCATAAACATATCTGTTTATGTATTACGTACGTTGACATTTGATATGATATTAtaccttttcattttataatctaTAATTTAACTTCGTTTCTTAAAAGACTTTATTATATGCCAATTTCTGAATAAAAAAACTAGAGGTAATATAATATTATGGCTGCAGCCTGCAAGTTTGCAACCATAGTTGACCACCACAATTTAAAGAACGGTGATCCAAAGTCATAGTTGCTCAATATAGTGAATAAGCTTAAACACAGTGTGCGTTATTGAGCTGCATCAAGAGATGCAAACAGCAGAAAGAACAAAGATAAAGAATTATTACAATGTAGTTTTTCTTATATCAGTTTGATGTTTTCACTGACTTTGTGAATGACTACTTCATGCTAAAGAACCACCTTTATCAGTCTCATTTTTTAACTATCTTTTTATATACACAAAATTCACCTAAAACCAAATGAGTTTTTGAACCATACCCGTGAGTTCCATTGGACAGGTGGATCAAGGCCTTGAGTCCTACTCGGTGGCGACTAGCCACCTCGGAAACTGCCATAGAAACCAACACTCTCACCACCCCAAGCTCACTTGTCATCTCTCTCACCTTAACAACATCTTGTTTAGCCAACCCTTCTTCAATTACCTTTGCTGCCACCTCTTTCTCTTCCCAGCTTCCAAAGTGAAGCTTCTTCACACATCTTTGCAACATCATCACATACTCCTCCTTGTCACTGTTCTCCTTCTCCATCACACACCACTCTTTCTAGATATTCAACCTTGTTTGATGAGAGGAGTAGGAATTGGGTGAATAAGAATTAAGAAGCAGATAGGTTGGGTTTTGAGGGGGGGACACACAAGGAAACATGTTTCTTGTTGTAGTTTTTGTCTGTGTTAGTGACTTatgagaaagagagagacaaCAGAGGGATATAAAGTTAAGCAATGAGACAATTACTAGACCCTGGGAAGCACAGAG
This region of Glycine max cultivar Williams 82 chromosome 7, Glycine_max_v4.0, whole genome shotgun sequence genomic DNA includes:
- the LOC100804230 gene encoding UBP1-associated protein 2C, producing the protein MEFTKKRKTEENGDTTDYPPQQSTEESPIAAVAPAPLAAEDIRKILQPFSQEQLLDLLQSASLRHPDVLDAVRAVADLDSTLRKLFVRGLAGETTTETLRGVFSAFGELDEAIVIIDKATGRSKGYGFVVFSHVDGAILALKEPSKKIDGRMTVTQLAAAGGPGGGDVSLRKVFVGNVPFEISSERLLDEFLKFGEVEEGPLGFDKSSGKSRGFAFFVYKTEEGARASLVEPLKTIEGHQVICKLAVDNKKTKPFVADQHQQQHHQQHPQQQMQQQGSMMVPQYGGYGGNGYGMQQQQQQHQVPPYNNQIPVAGAGGYGHGYGNSQMGGPVSGDYGARVPPSTGGGYPDGSQYGFPPSSGHPPQPQIPMARPPGGMYQGMPPYY
- the LOC102661199 gene encoding uncharacterized protein, which translates into the protein MEKENSDKEEYVMMLQRCVKKLHFGSWEEKEVAAKVIEEGLAKQDVVKVREMTSELGVVRVLVSMAVSEVASRHRVGLKALIHLSNGTHGNKALIVEAGILSILPKKIDLEDESISEFAHLLSSLSSQGTIKRRQDSACTNRNKTQWNDSSFFLNSTLFC